The sequence below is a genomic window from Streptomyces sp. NBC_00289.
CGTCTTCATCCTCGACGAGGTCATGGCCGGGTTCGGCCGGACCGGCGAGTGGTTCGCGGCGGACCTGTTCGACGTCGTACCGGACCTGATGACCTTCGCGAAGGGCGTCAACTCCGGATATGTGCCGCTCGGCGGTGTCGCCATCTCCGGGGCCGTCGCGGAGACCTTCGGGAAGCGGCCGTACCCGGGTGGGCTGACGTACTCCGGGCACCCGCTGGCCTGCGCGGCGGCCGTCGCGACGATCAACGTGATGGCCGAGGAGGGCGTCGTGGAGAACGCGGCGCGGCTCGGCGCGCAGGTCGTGGAGCCGGAGCTGCGGGCGCTGGCGGAGCGGCACCCGAGCGTCGGCGAGGTGCGGGGCGTCGGCATGTTCTGGGCACTGGAGCTGGTGAAGGACAAGGAGACGCGGGAGCCGCTGGTCGCGTACAACGCGGCGGGCGAGGCGAACGCGGCGATGGCCGCCTTCGGTGCCGCCGCCAAGAAGCAGGGAATCTGGCCGTTCGTGAACATGAACCGGACGCATGTCGTGCCGCCGTGCAACGTGAGCGAGGCGGAACTGAAGGAGGGCCTGGCGGCACTGGACGTGGCGCTTTCCGTGGCGGACGAGTACACGGACTAGGCCCGTCGCCACACCGCCGCCGGAAAAATCGAACGCGTAAGGTGGCGTGCTCGTAGACATATACGTGCACGCCACCCCAACGCGACGAGGTGACCCCCCGACCATGCCCGGCAGCAGCGGCAACGGCGCCGTGACGCGCAGCACCCTGCGACAGCAGATCGCCGACGCGCTCCGCGACGAGGTGCTGTCGGGGCGGCTGCAACCGGGCCAGGAGTTCACGGTCAAGGAGATCGCCGAGCAGTACGGGGTGTCCGCGACCCCGGTGCGCGAGGCGCTCGTCGACCTGTCCGCCCAGGGGCTGCTCGACGCCGACCAGCACCGCGGTTTCCGCGTCCACGAGTACTCCGTCGCCGACTTCCGGGGCATGCTCGAGGCCCGGAGCCTGGTCACCGACGGGATGTTCGCCGCCCTGGCGGCCGGGCACGGCGCCTTCCAGTGGCAGGACGACCCCCGCACCGCCGCCGCCATCGCGGGCGTACGCCGACGCGGCGAGGAGTCGCAGCGGGCGGCCACCGCCGGTGACCTCACCGTCCTGATCGGCTACGACCTGCGCTTCTGGCGCGAGCTGAGCAGCCTCTTCGGCAACCAGTACCTCGTCGACTTCCTGCACCGGCTGCGGGTGCAGGGCTGGGTGTGCACGGTGCAGCACCTGCGCCGGCTGAGCGACCTGCGCGGGGAGCTGTGGTCCGGTCACAGCGAACTGGTGGACGCGCTCGCGCTGCGCGATCTCGACGGCGCCCGTTCGATGCTCACCGCGTACACCGCGCACTCCCTCGCCCTGATCGAACGCCTCGCCGCCGGATGACCGGGGCGGGCCCGGGTATGGGACCTGCACGAGGGCAGCCGAGGCGAGCCGCACCGACTACCCTTCCCTGACCACCGTGCGACGACCGCACGACG
It includes:
- a CDS encoding GntR family transcriptional regulator; protein product: MPGSSGNGAVTRSTLRQQIADALRDEVLSGRLQPGQEFTVKEIAEQYGVSATPVREALVDLSAQGLLDADQHRGFRVHEYSVADFRGMLEARSLVTDGMFAALAAGHGAFQWQDDPRTAAAIAGVRRRGEESQRAATAGDLTVLIGYDLRFWRELSSLFGNQYLVDFLHRLRVQGWVCTVQHLRRLSDLRGELWSGHSELVDALALRDLDGARSMLTAYTAHSLALIERLAAG